The DNA sequence AGAGTTGGATCCACGAGTCCGAAGGAGCAACTCGCGGCTTGCGTGGGCTGCCGGTCATATGATGGCAACGCAGTATACCTGCGCCGGGCAACGAATCGATCAGACAGCAAAATTGTGGATGCGAGTCATCCAGCCTCGTGCTAGTCGGACACAATCACGCGTGCATGCTCGTCCGCCGAGATCTCGCGCATGTCGGCCAACGGCACGCCCAAAAACACAAACGGCAAAGCCGAGGCCCACCATGATTCGCGTCATTTCCGCAAGCATGACGGAACCAATTCGTCGCGCCCCACAAGCGTCACAAGTCGCCCTCTTCACGCCCCCTTCCCCCTCCGCCCCGATCGTCTGACGCATGCCATGTGCCCAAGTATGCTCAACCGGACCGTTGAGATGAATGAACGCCCCCTTCCTCGTCCCGGCATCGTCCAGTGCTACGTTCAACGGTCGCCGGATGATATATTTGCCCTCTTGAAGTTAGTTGATACAAGCATACGGGGCGGGACAGGGCGGCATCGCCAGATCGGCAGCTCCGCTAGGATCATCAACTCGACACTAGCCCAGAGCGGCCGACCTGTTCAGCCTGGAGCGACCATTCATCCATTGAACCCAGACCGTTTCCCGGCCTCAGGGAATCGATGTCCTTCACGCCAGACGACTTTGTACAAACGGGCACCTATGACGACCGACTTATTTCGCTTCCGCGACCCACTTACCTTCGATCAAATTTCCGCAGCGCAGCTTGACGGACAGGATGAGGGCGTATGGATCGCGCCGCCCGGGACGTTAACTTGTCGTCTACGTGTCCCACCAACATTCCATGATTTCCCAAGCGGTGAAAGCATTTTCACGGACTTGTCAACCCGTCCACCGGTTATTTATCCCCCGGTATTCGCCTTAGCGCGCAACAACGTCACATTGGCGGGCTACAGAACCATGCTCGGGCAGGATGGAACGTTCTGTATGGACGAAGCATATCTCGATCAAGCGGCACAAGAAGCCGCACTCAATCGGCTATCCGCGTTGGACGAGTTCAACAACGAAGCGACCGGCCTCACGTTGATTAACGATAACCGCGAATTCTCATTCAGTCATCACGATCGCCCTGTTATCGAGCACAAGGGGACCGCAATTCTACTTTGCTCCACCGAACCATCTAATTATGGCTCCTTTCTTTTCAGAATTCTCCCGAAACTGAAGACGATGCAAGAAGCCGGCCTTGATGGCCCCATTATTGTGCCCGTCTATACTGACTCGACGCGCGCATTGCTTTCGTTAAGTGGCATCGATGGGAGCAGGATCGTTCCGCACTACGCAAACGCCCTATATAAAATCGATCGCGCAATTATGCTCAGCTTGCGCAACAATCAAGCTTACCTGGACGAATCCAGTATTGATTTTTATACGAATCTCCGCGCCCGACACGGCGAAGATCCCCGCGGGCGGAAGCTATACATCACCCGTAGAAATTTGGGTAATGCATCGCTTGCAGCCGGCGCGCGCGTTATGCAGAACGAGGGGGAACTTATTCAGGCTCTCGAGTCACATGGCTTCGAGATTGTCGAGCCCTCGCGTTTGTCCGCCCTCGAGCAGATTCGACTATTCTCCTCGGCGAACATGATTGTCGGCGCCTCGGGATCTGCAATGTTCAACGCTGTGTTCTGCCACCCGGGGACCAAGTTGGTCGACATCGAATCGGAGCCACACTGGATTCATGCACATATGTGTTTATTTGGCTCCCTCGGGCTAAATTACGGGATTTTCGAAGGTGAAACCTATGATCGTGATTTCGGGGCTGCGCACAAACCATTCTCGATCGATGTCGAATCGCTGGTTGCCCGAGTACTCGAATTCGATCGAACATCACAATAATCACCAATGTGGCGCCTGAGAGGGAAACGGACTGCACTCGAAAGAAGGCATCTCTAAATATCGTCACGAAATTACGTCGAAAATTTGCTTGACAACCAATAGGCAAACACCATGACGCTTTTCATACACGACTTATAATATGAGTAACCACATAA is a window from the Burkholderia vietnamiensis LMG 10929 genome containing:
- a CDS encoding glycosyltransferase family 61 protein; amino-acid sequence: MTTDLFRFRDPLTFDQISAAQLDGQDEGVWIAPPGTLTCRLRVPPTFHDFPSGESIFTDLSTRPPVIYPPVFALARNNVTLAGYRTMLGQDGTFCMDEAYLDQAAQEAALNRLSALDEFNNEATGLTLINDNREFSFSHHDRPVIEHKGTAILLCSTEPSNYGSFLFRILPKLKTMQEAGLDGPIIVPVYTDSTRALLSLSGIDGSRIVPHYANALYKIDRAIMLSLRNNQAYLDESSIDFYTNLRARHGEDPRGRKLYITRRNLGNASLAAGARVMQNEGELIQALESHGFEIVEPSRLSALEQIRLFSSANMIVGASGSAMFNAVFCHPGTKLVDIESEPHWIHAHMCLFGSLGLNYGIFEGETYDRDFGAAHKPFSIDVESLVARVLEFDRTSQ